One window of Corynebacterium sp. P3-F1 genomic DNA carries:
- a CDS encoding FKBP-type peptidyl-prolyl cis-trans isomerase: MDKPTIHVPNEPAPTDLVIEDLVMGEGDEAQAGGMVKVHYLGVDYQTGEEFDSSWDRGEAAEFPLAGLIEGWQDGIPGMKVGGRRQLTIPPEKAYGPAGGGHPLSGRTLVFVIDLLEAN; encoded by the coding sequence ATGGACAAGCCGACCATCCACGTTCCCAATGAGCCGGCCCCCACGGACCTCGTGATCGAAGACCTCGTCATGGGCGAGGGCGATGAAGCTCAGGCCGGCGGCATGGTCAAGGTCCACTACTTGGGCGTGGATTACCAGACCGGTGAAGAGTTTGACAGCTCCTGGGACCGCGGCGAGGCTGCCGAGTTCCCGCTCGCCGGCCTCATCGAGGGCTGGCAGGACGGCATCCCGGGTATGAAGGTCGGCGGTCGCCGCCAGCTGACCATCCCGCCGGAGAAGGCATACGGCCCGGCAGGCGGAGGCCATCCGCTGTCCGGCCGCACCCTGGTGTTCGTCATCGATCTGCTCGAGGCGAACTAA
- a CDS encoding transcriptional regulator, producing MIDPVIHPLNRLKICAALRAGGATEGTTRREMRFSRLRDITELSDATLSKQLTVLEGHGYVSRFREYGSSRAKDTVWVTLTKEGERALEGHLEALNRYAEPHDETD from the coding sequence TTGATCGACCCAGTCATTCACCCCCTCAACCGGTTGAAGATTTGCGCAGCATTGCGCGCTGGCGGGGCGACGGAAGGCACGACGCGCCGCGAGATGCGTTTCTCTCGCTTGCGCGACATCACCGAGCTTTCCGACGCCACGTTGTCCAAGCAGCTCACCGTCCTCGAAGGACACGGGTATGTTTCCCGGTTTCGTGAATACGGCTCGTCACGGGCGAAGGACACGGTGTGGGTGACGCTGACTAAGGAAGGCGAAAGGGCCCTGGAAGGTCACTTGGAAGCCCTGAACCGATACGCTGAGCCGCATGACGAAACTGACTAG
- a CDS encoding cellulase family glycosylhydrolase, with amino-acid sequence MRFTKKVAAVCAAIAIALAGAVPHQALAGVASPPDTATISPDTATITERGPLGQSGRWFTDGDGRAFLTQGSNIVYKHAPYTPEAGGFNEDDADWLVEQGFDSMRVGIIWKAVEPEPGIYDDEYLDSIARTISMLTDRGIAVLVDAHQDMYNEKFEGEFAPDWAVIDDGFPSLLKVGFPANQAVNIGLIRAYDNFLNNREGPGGVGLQERYAAMWGHVADRFGDMPGLMGYDIINEPWPGSAYPLCYLALGDCGPAKKKLDELHQKAADQIVAKDADAIVHYEPYSMWNTGLNTNPAAPKVPETAGTALSWHVYCTTNALFNTYTGCDFFDGRVFDNAEIVSSGNGSATLLSEFGATDDADTLNGVVSLARRYMVGWQYWSYCGCNDPTTQNQKEQGMVFDPTVPGPVGADAFNRDKMTILAAPHLRAVAGTPQATEWNADTRVYRASWINSRVDGNGVFEPGSTSELVVPSINFPNGFTVNVEGGYATVASDGQTVHIVSTADQVAATIQPK; translated from the coding sequence ATGAGATTCACTAAGAAGGTGGCAGCAGTATGCGCCGCCATTGCCATAGCACTAGCGGGTGCAGTACCGCATCAGGCGCTCGCAGGAGTAGCGTCTCCCCCCGACACCGCTACCATTTCCCCCGACACCGCTACCATCACCGAGCGCGGGCCCCTTGGACAGTCCGGCCGCTGGTTTACCGACGGCGATGGCCGAGCTTTTCTCACTCAGGGTTCAAACATCGTCTACAAGCACGCCCCTTATACCCCAGAAGCCGGTGGCTTTAATGAGGACGATGCTGACTGGCTCGTGGAGCAGGGCTTCGACTCCATGCGAGTCGGCATTATCTGGAAAGCAGTAGAGCCAGAGCCCGGCATTTACGACGACGAATACCTGGATTCCATTGCCCGCACCATCTCCATGCTCACTGACCGTGGAATCGCGGTCTTGGTTGATGCCCACCAGGATATGTACAACGAAAAGTTTGAGGGCGAATTTGCCCCGGACTGGGCTGTCATTGACGACGGCTTTCCCAGCCTTCTGAAGGTTGGCTTCCCGGCTAACCAGGCCGTCAATATCGGTCTCATTAGGGCATACGATAACTTCCTGAACAACCGCGAAGGGCCGGGCGGAGTTGGGCTGCAGGAGCGTTACGCCGCCATGTGGGGGCATGTCGCAGATCGTTTCGGTGACATGCCAGGGCTGATGGGCTACGACATCATCAATGAACCTTGGCCAGGTTCGGCATACCCACTGTGCTACCTGGCTCTGGGCGACTGTGGTCCAGCTAAGAAAAAGCTCGATGAACTGCACCAGAAGGCTGCAGATCAGATCGTCGCCAAGGATGCAGACGCAATTGTCCACTACGAGCCCTACTCCATGTGGAACACGGGATTGAATACCAATCCGGCCGCCCCAAAGGTTCCTGAAACCGCAGGTACGGCTCTCAGCTGGCATGTCTACTGCACCACGAACGCCCTGTTCAATACCTACACGGGATGCGACTTCTTCGACGGGCGCGTCTTCGACAATGCAGAAATCGTCTCGTCCGGTAACGGCTCGGCAACGCTGCTGTCCGAGTTCGGTGCGACCGATGATGCCGATACCCTCAACGGCGTAGTTTCGCTTGCCCGCCGCTACATGGTCGGCTGGCAGTACTGGTCCTACTGTGGCTGCAACGACCCGACGACGCAGAATCAGAAGGAACAGGGCATGGTCTTCGACCCGACTGTTCCCGGGCCGGTAGGTGCCGATGCCTTCAACCGCGACAAGATGACCATCCTCGCCGCTCCTCACCTGCGGGCGGTCGCGGGTACGCCGCAGGCCACTGAATGGAACGCAGACACCCGAGTCTACCGGGCCAGCTGGATTAACAGCCGCGTTGATGGCAACGGAGTTTTCGAACCTGGCTCCACCAGCGAGCTCGTTGTGCCTTCGATCAACTTTCCGAATGGGTTCACAGTGAATGTCGAGGGTGGCTACGCCACCGTCGCTTCCGACGGCCAGACGGTTCATATTGTCTCTACTGCTG
- a CDS encoding MIP/aquaporin family protein — MLTTVFVSETVGTALLLLLGGGVVANNNLAKSKGKGTGFLMVNWGWGLAVFAGVLVAFNSGGHLNPAVTVGVAMSGAKEFVAGAVPVNTTTIITYIAAQCLGGFIGAVLCWLVYKQHFDAELDPAQKLGVFATGPEIRSPFWNVVTEVIATFVLVFVVIAAGNWGDSDTATPGGLGWLGALGVALLIVGIGASLGGPTGYAINPARDLMPRLAHAVLPIKGKGGSDWGYAWVPVVGPLIGGALAGILSNVLL; from the coding sequence ATGTTGACAACAGTATTTGTATCCGAAACTGTCGGCACCGCGCTGCTTCTACTGCTTGGCGGAGGCGTTGTCGCCAACAACAACCTAGCTAAGTCAAAAGGAAAAGGAACTGGCTTCCTCATGGTGAATTGGGGCTGGGGTCTGGCCGTGTTCGCCGGCGTTTTAGTCGCGTTCAACTCCGGCGGCCACCTGAACCCCGCCGTCACCGTTGGTGTCGCTATGTCCGGCGCCAAAGAGTTCGTGGCCGGAGCGGTTCCGGTGAACACTACGACGATCATCACCTATATCGCCGCTCAGTGTCTGGGGGGCTTCATCGGTGCAGTTTTGTGCTGGTTGGTTTACAAGCAGCACTTCGACGCAGAGCTCGACCCCGCTCAAAAGCTCGGTGTCTTCGCGACAGGCCCGGAAATCCGCAGCCCCTTCTGGAATGTGGTCACCGAAGTCATTGCCACTTTCGTCCTGGTGTTCGTGGTCATAGCTGCCGGCAACTGGGGAGACTCCGACACAGCCACCCCGGGTGGACTGGGTTGGCTGGGCGCCTTGGGTGTGGCCCTGTTGATCGTCGGCATCGGCGCGAGTTTAGGCGGCCCCACCGGTTACGCGATCAACCCAGCCCGTGACCTGATGCCTCGCTTGGCGCACGCCGTGCTGCCGATCAAGGGCAAAGGCGGTTCGGACTGGGGCTACGCTTGGGTGCCCGTCGTCGGGCCGTTGATCGGCGGCGCGCTGGCTGGGATTCTCAGCAACGTGCTCCTTTGA
- a CDS encoding aldo/keto reductase, giving the protein MGAATFFELNSGASMPRLGLGTYKLDGPASETIALIRRAIELGYRHFDTAALYGNEEAVGQALIDAIRAGDVSREELFVTSKLWNDDQPRAAEAFGESLKRLGLDYADLFMVHWPWPQNGTFVAAYRALIDAHERGDLVSVGVANFYEETLDALIDASGVAPAVNQVELHTGFTQPELRTYHAEHGILTEAWAPLGRGEILGEAAITETAESHDATPGQIALAHLLAHGISVIPKTANPERLAENFGALDIALSDDEVARLDAAQGRRQSNDPRSFPG; this is encoded by the coding sequence GTGGGTGCCGCGACGTTCTTTGAGTTGAACAGCGGCGCTTCCATGCCGCGCCTTGGCTTGGGCACGTACAAACTCGACGGCCCCGCTTCAGAAACGATTGCGCTCATCCGTCGGGCAATCGAGCTCGGCTACCGCCACTTCGACACCGCCGCTTTGTACGGCAACGAGGAGGCGGTGGGGCAAGCGCTTATCGACGCAATCCGAGCCGGCGACGTCTCCCGCGAAGAACTCTTCGTCACCTCGAAGCTGTGGAACGACGACCAACCGCGTGCAGCTGAGGCCTTCGGTGAATCCCTGAAGCGCCTCGGTCTCGACTACGCCGATCTGTTCATGGTGCACTGGCCATGGCCCCAGAACGGGACTTTCGTCGCTGCGTACCGTGCTCTCATCGATGCCCACGAACGCGGTGATCTCGTGTCTGTCGGTGTCGCCAATTTCTACGAGGAGACCCTGGATGCGCTGATCGACGCAAGCGGCGTTGCCCCTGCCGTCAACCAGGTCGAGCTCCACACCGGCTTCACCCAGCCGGAGCTGCGGACTTACCACGCCGAGCACGGCATTCTCACCGAAGCATGGGCTCCACTGGGCAGGGGCGAGATCCTCGGCGAGGCGGCCATAACCGAGACGGCCGAGTCCCATGACGCCACCCCGGGTCAGATCGCGCTCGCGCATCTTCTGGCTCACGGCATCTCCGTCATCCCGAAGACCGCGAACCCGGAGCGTCTCGCGGAGAACTTCGGTGCGCTGGACATCGCCCTCAGCGACGATGAGGTGGCCCGGCTCGACGCAGCGCAGGGCCGCCGCCAGTCCAACGACCCGCGGAGCTTTCCAGGCTAG
- the serC gene encoding phosphoserine transaminase, with product MTDYPALPAEFAPGDGRFGCGPSKVRPSQIEALSKGAITIMGTSHRQPEVKNLVGSVRDGLSELFSLPEGYEIVLSLGGATAFWDAATFGLIEKKSAHLTYGEFSSKFAKASKLAPWLEEPVVVDSEPGTAPEPSELDGTDADVVAWAHNETSTGTMVPVTRPNTDALVLIDATSGAGGLPVDISQADAYYFSPQKSFASDGGLWLAAMSPAAIERIAKIKESGRFIPAFLDLQTAVDNSRKNQTYNTPAVGTLLMLADQVKWMNDNGGLDGMVKRTRANSEVLYSWAENHEHATPFVADADKRSYVVGTIDFDESIDAAELAKALRANGIIDTEPYRKLGRNQLRIGMFPAVDTEDVTKLTGAIDFLLGQGVGAK from the coding sequence ATGACTGATTATCCAGCACTTCCTGCAGAATTCGCGCCTGGCGACGGCCGTTTCGGATGTGGCCCGTCAAAGGTGCGCCCCTCCCAGATCGAGGCGTTGAGCAAGGGCGCAATCACGATCATGGGTACCTCCCACCGCCAGCCCGAGGTGAAGAACCTCGTGGGCAGTGTGCGCGATGGCCTCTCCGAGCTGTTCTCTCTGCCGGAAGGCTACGAGATCGTTTTGTCGCTCGGCGGCGCGACCGCGTTCTGGGATGCGGCGACCTTCGGGTTGATCGAGAAGAAGTCCGCCCACCTCACTTACGGCGAGTTCTCCTCCAAGTTCGCCAAGGCTTCCAAGCTGGCACCGTGGCTCGAGGAGCCGGTGGTCGTTGACTCCGAGCCGGGCACCGCACCGGAGCCGAGTGAACTGGACGGCACCGACGCCGATGTCGTTGCGTGGGCGCACAACGAGACGTCGACAGGCACGATGGTGCCCGTCACCCGCCCGAACACCGACGCGCTCGTGCTTATCGACGCCACCTCCGGCGCCGGCGGCCTTCCCGTCGACATCTCCCAGGCCGATGCCTACTACTTCTCCCCGCAGAAGTCCTTCGCCTCCGACGGCGGCCTGTGGCTGGCGGCAATGAGCCCCGCAGCCATCGAGCGCATTGCCAAGATCAAAGAATCGGGCCGTTTCATTCCGGCGTTCCTGGATCTGCAAACCGCCGTGGACAATTCCCGGAAGAACCAGACCTACAACACCCCGGCCGTGGGCACTCTCCTCATGCTCGCCGACCAGGTGAAGTGGATGAACGACAACGGCGGCCTGGATGGAATGGTGAAGCGCACCCGCGCGAATTCCGAGGTGCTGTACTCCTGGGCAGAGAACCACGAACACGCCACCCCGTTTGTCGCCGATGCCGACAAGCGCTCGTATGTCGTGGGCACGATCGATTTCGACGAGTCCATCGATGCCGCTGAACTGGCTAAGGCCCTGCGCGCCAACGGCATCATCGACACGGAACCGTACCGCAAACTGGGCCGCAATCAACTCCGCATCGGCATGTTCCCCGCGGTGGACACCGAGGACGTGACCAAGCTGACCGGCGCGATCGACTTCCTCTTGGGCCAGGGAGTCGGTGCGAAGTAG
- a CDS encoding citrate synthase has translation MASENQDKAVLQYPGGEYEMDFIRATEGNDGFVLGNLLGETGLVTFDPGYVSTGSTESKITYIDGEAGILRYRGYDIADLANQATFNEVSYLLINGELPTSEELEKFNDNIRHHTLLDEDFKAAFNVFPRDAHPMAVLASSVNILSAYYQDQLDPLNEEQLDKATVRLMAKVPMLAAYAYRASQGKPYMYPNNALNPRENFLRMMFGYPTEPYEVDPVVVDALDKLLILHADHEQNCSTSTVRMIASAQANMFVSIAGGINALAGPLHGGANQAVLEMLEDIQNNNGGDASDFMNRVKNKEKGVRLMGFGHRVYKNYDPRAAIVKESAHEVLNHLGGDSLLDLAMELEEIALNDDYFIERKLYPNVDFYTGLIYRAMGFPTDFFTVLFAIGRLPGWIAHYREQLAMNSKINRPRQIYTGETQREFIPRDQR, from the coding sequence GTGGCTTCTGAGAATCAGGACAAGGCGGTACTGCAGTACCCCGGCGGCGAGTACGAGATGGATTTCATCCGTGCCACCGAGGGCAATGACGGCTTCGTCCTAGGCAACCTCCTAGGCGAAACTGGCCTGGTCACTTTCGATCCGGGTTATGTCTCCACCGGTTCGACCGAATCCAAGATCACCTACATCGACGGCGAGGCTGGCATTCTCCGCTACCGCGGCTACGACATTGCCGACCTGGCTAACCAGGCAACTTTCAACGAGGTCTCCTACCTGCTCATCAATGGCGAACTGCCCACGTCTGAGGAGCTGGAGAAGTTCAACGACAACATCCGCCACCACACCCTGCTGGACGAGGACTTCAAGGCTGCGTTCAACGTCTTCCCGCGCGACGCTCACCCGATGGCGGTGCTTGCGTCCTCCGTGAACATTCTCTCCGCCTACTACCAGGACCAGCTCGACCCGTTGAATGAAGAGCAGCTGGACAAGGCAACCGTGCGCCTGATGGCCAAGGTTCCCATGCTGGCCGCGTACGCCTACCGCGCATCGCAGGGTAAGCCGTACATGTACCCGAACAACGCACTCAACCCGCGCGAGAACTTCCTGCGCATGATGTTCGGTTACCCGACTGAGCCGTACGAGGTCGACCCGGTTGTCGTGGACGCTCTGGACAAGCTGCTCATTCTGCACGCAGACCACGAGCAGAACTGCTCCACCTCCACGGTCCGCATGATCGCTTCGGCGCAGGCCAACATGTTCGTCTCCATCGCAGGCGGCATCAACGCTCTGGCCGGCCCGCTGCACGGTGGCGCCAACCAGGCTGTGCTGGAGATGCTCGAGGACATCCAGAACAACAACGGCGGCGACGCCTCCGACTTCATGAACCGCGTGAAGAACAAGGAGAAGGGCGTTCGCCTGATGGGCTTCGGCCACCGCGTGTACAAGAACTACGACCCGCGCGCGGCGATCGTCAAGGAGTCCGCTCACGAGGTGCTCAACCACCTCGGCGGCGACAGCCTGCTCGACCTGGCTATGGAGCTCGAGGAGATCGCGCTGAACGACGACTACTTCATCGAGCGTAAGCTGTACCCGAACGTGGACTTCTACACCGGCCTGATCTACCGCGCGATGGGCTTCCCGACGGACTTCTTCACCGTCCTGTTCGCCATCGGCCGCCTGCCGGGCTGGATTGCCCACTACCGCGAGCAGCTGGCGATGAACTCCAAGATCAACCGCCCGCGCCAGATTTACACCGGCGAGACGCAACGCGAGTTCATCCCGCGCGACCAGCGCTAA
- a CDS encoding DUF1906 domain-containing protein yields MNNVQFSRRHFLGRASALAALGAAGAVGVTHIPSADAQNRRPVGTVLDYAAGIPSGRSVKAAGHMGAVRYVSQPRPDSVNWMKAKPVRLAETQDFAAHGLFTASVYQFGRAQTADWLQGAAGAAVHAPQAISLHRAAGGPNGKPIYIAIDDNPTRTQYVNQIRPYLRTFQATLAAAGLKTGVYGNYNTIQWCIEDGIGTYFWQHDWGSGGKLHPRANIHQKAKWQTHIDGHLCDINNVYTTDWGQWQPGQTGTPAPGPQAKPSVNAQLAQPAQQAPTYRIPESSSLPDFSSNPTPQGISEEAQKFVQSLTPKDIENAAEFARQFMN; encoded by the coding sequence GTGAATAACGTTCAATTTTCCCGCCGCCATTTCCTCGGCCGCGCCTCCGCCCTCGCCGCTCTTGGTGCCGCCGGCGCGGTTGGCGTAACCCACATTCCGTCCGCTGACGCACAAAACCGCCGCCCCGTCGGCACCGTCCTCGACTACGCCGCCGGTATTCCCTCTGGCCGCTCCGTCAAGGCAGCCGGCCACATGGGCGCCGTCCGATACGTCTCGCAGCCCCGTCCCGACTCGGTGAACTGGATGAAAGCAAAGCCGGTCCGATTGGCGGAAACTCAGGACTTCGCCGCTCACGGCCTCTTCACGGCTTCGGTATACCAATTCGGCCGCGCGCAGACCGCCGACTGGCTGCAGGGCGCGGCCGGAGCAGCGGTTCACGCACCGCAGGCCATCTCCCTCCACCGCGCGGCTGGCGGGCCGAACGGCAAGCCCATCTACATCGCCATCGATGACAACCCGACGCGCACGCAGTACGTCAACCAGATCCGTCCGTACCTGCGCACATTCCAGGCAACGCTTGCCGCAGCCGGCCTGAAGACGGGAGTGTACGGAAACTACAACACCATCCAATGGTGCATCGAAGACGGCATCGGGACATACTTCTGGCAGCACGACTGGGGCTCCGGCGGAAAGCTGCACCCACGCGCGAACATTCACCAGAAAGCCAAGTGGCAGACGCATATCGACGGCCACCTGTGCGACATCAACAACGTCTACACAACCGACTGGGGCCAGTGGCAGCCCGGCCAGACCGGCACTCCCGCCCCGGGCCCGCAGGCGAAACCGTCCGTCAACGCGCAGCTCGCCCAGCCCGCACAGCAAGCTCCGACTTACCGGATTCCAGAGAGCTCCTCGTTACCGGACTTCTCATCCAACCCCACCCCGCAGGGAATCTCCGAAGAAGCCCAGAAGTTCGTGCAGAGTTTGACCCCGAAGGACATTGAGAACGCGGCCGAGTTCGCACGCCAGTTCATGAACTAA